From Arthrobacter sp. FW306-2-2C-D06B, a single genomic window includes:
- a CDS encoding dihydroorotase, whose amino-acid sequence MTESATGTYLIRGAAILGGDAEDLLISDGVIAERGTGLSAEGATVIEAAGLVALPGMVDIHTHLREPGREDAETVETGTRAAALGGYTAVHAMANSNPVADTAGVVEQVHSLGRASGWVDVRPVGAVTVGLAGEQLAELGAMADSRAQVRVFSDDGICVHDPVLMRRALEYVKAFDGVVAQHAQEPRLTAGAQMNEGAVSAVLGLAGWPAVAEESIIARDVLLTQHVGSRLHVCHVSTAGSVEIVRWAKERGINVTAEVTPHHLLLTDELVRSYDPVYKVNPPLRTDADVQALRAGLADGTIDVVGTDHAPHPSEHKECEWAQAAMGMTGLETALSVVQETMIETGLMTWADFARVTSTVPAAIGRVADQGRPLETGEPANVILVDPAARWTVDPHKMATMGRNSPFAGKELPGAVVATFFKGHPTVLDGRLNTPYRYAAEPAGAGSN is encoded by the coding sequence ATGACCGAGAGCGCAACAGGCACCTACTTGATCCGCGGAGCGGCCATCCTGGGCGGCGACGCCGAGGACCTGCTGATCAGCGACGGCGTCATCGCTGAACGCGGCACTGGCCTTTCCGCCGAAGGCGCCACCGTGATCGAGGCCGCGGGCCTCGTGGCGCTTCCCGGCATGGTCGACATCCACACCCACTTGCGTGAACCCGGCCGCGAAGACGCGGAAACCGTGGAAACGGGTACCCGCGCCGCAGCCCTTGGCGGCTACACCGCGGTCCACGCCATGGCGAACAGCAACCCGGTGGCGGACACGGCCGGCGTCGTCGAGCAGGTCCACAGCCTGGGCCGCGCCTCCGGTTGGGTGGATGTCCGTCCGGTGGGCGCCGTCACGGTCGGACTCGCCGGCGAGCAGCTCGCCGAACTCGGCGCCATGGCCGACTCGCGCGCCCAGGTACGGGTCTTCTCCGACGACGGGATCTGCGTCCATGATCCCGTCCTGATGCGCCGGGCCCTCGAGTACGTCAAAGCGTTCGACGGCGTCGTTGCCCAGCACGCGCAGGAACCCCGCCTCACCGCCGGTGCCCAGATGAACGAAGGCGCTGTCTCCGCGGTTCTCGGCCTCGCCGGGTGGCCTGCGGTCGCAGAAGAGAGCATCATCGCCAGGGACGTCCTCCTGACCCAGCATGTCGGCTCGCGCCTCCACGTCTGCCATGTATCCACCGCCGGATCGGTGGAAATCGTCCGCTGGGCCAAGGAACGGGGGATCAACGTCACCGCCGAGGTCACCCCGCACCACTTGTTGCTCACCGACGAACTGGTCCGCAGCTACGACCCCGTCTACAAAGTCAACCCGCCCCTGCGCACCGACGCCGATGTCCAGGCGCTCCGTGCCGGACTCGCCGACGGCACCATCGACGTCGTCGGCACCGACCATGCCCCGCATCCTAGCGAGCACAAGGAGTGCGAGTGGGCCCAGGCGGCGATGGGCATGACGGGGCTGGAAACTGCCTTGTCGGTAGTCCAGGAAACCATGATCGAAACCGGGCTCATGACGTGGGCCGACTTCGCCCGCGTCACGTCCACGGTGCCCGCGGCCATTGGCCGCGTGGCGGATCAGGGACGTCCGCTCGAAACCGGCGAGCCCGCCAACGTCATCCTCGTGGACCCGGCTGCCCGGTGGACAGTGGATCCGCATAAGATGGCGACCATGGGCCGGAACTCACCCTTCGCGGGCAAAGAGCTGCCGGGCGCCGTCGTCGCCACCTTCTTCAAGGGCCACCCGACCGTGCTGGACGGCAGGCTGAACACGCCGTACCGCTACGCCGCGGAGCCCGCAGGAGCCGGCAGCAACTGA
- a CDS encoding aspartate carbamoyltransferase catalytic subunit yields the protein MKHLLSTENLSAANAIRILDTAEEMAAVGDREVKKLPALRGRTVVNLFFEDSTRTRISFEAAAKRLSADVINFAAKGSSVSKGESLKDTAQTLAAMGADAVVIRHWASGAPHRLAATDWIDAAVINAGDGTHEHPTQALLDAFTMRRHWSKLHGLASTGADLTGMRVAIAGDVLHSRVARSNVWLLRTLGAEVTLVAPPTLLPIGVEHWPCKVSYNLDETLEAGVDAMMMLRVQGERMNASFFPSTREYSRRWGFDDARLRALDELGLKDTIIMHPGPMNRGLEISSAAADSPRSTVLAQVRNGVSVRMAALYLLLSGDSREAAPMPGTARSDKESN from the coding sequence ATGAAACACCTGCTCTCCACCGAGAACCTCAGCGCAGCGAACGCCATCCGGATCCTGGACACAGCCGAAGAGATGGCGGCGGTGGGGGACCGCGAGGTCAAGAAGCTGCCCGCCCTGCGCGGCCGCACCGTGGTCAACCTCTTCTTCGAAGACTCCACCCGCACGCGCATTTCCTTCGAGGCCGCAGCGAAGCGGCTCTCCGCCGACGTCATCAACTTCGCCGCCAAGGGTTCTTCGGTTTCGAAAGGGGAGTCCCTCAAGGACACCGCGCAGACCCTCGCAGCCATGGGGGCCGATGCCGTAGTCATCCGCCACTGGGCTTCCGGGGCTCCGCACCGCCTGGCCGCCACCGACTGGATCGACGCGGCCGTTATCAACGCCGGGGACGGCACCCATGAACACCCCACGCAGGCTCTCCTGGACGCGTTCACGATGCGCAGGCACTGGTCCAAGCTGCACGGCTTGGCGTCCACGGGTGCAGACCTCACGGGCATGCGCGTCGCCATCGCCGGCGACGTACTGCACTCCCGCGTCGCCCGCTCCAACGTGTGGCTCCTGCGCACCCTGGGCGCGGAAGTGACCCTCGTTGCCCCGCCCACTTTGCTGCCGATCGGCGTCGAACACTGGCCTTGCAAGGTCAGCTACAACCTCGACGAGACCCTCGAAGCCGGAGTCGACGCCATGATGATGCTGCGCGTCCAAGGTGAGCGCATGAACGCTTCCTTCTTCCCCTCCACCCGCGAGTATTCGCGGCGCTGGGGCTTCGACGATGCCCGCCTCCGCGCCCTCGACGAGCTCGGTCTCAAGGACACGATCATCATGCACCCCGGGCCCATGAACCGCGGACTGGAAATTTCTTCCGCCGCTGCCGATTCACCGCGTTCCACTGTCCTGGCCCAGGTCCGGAACGGCGTATCGGTCCGGATGGCCGCCCTGTACTTGCTGCTCTCGGGGGATTCCCGTGAAGCCGCCCCCATGCCGGGCACCGCCCGTTCCGATAAGGAGAGCAACTGA
- a CDS encoding PH-like domain-containing protein, with protein sequence MDNKLASLLLVVVLAAVAAGLIAIGWRGRLKRQAGLAQLPEVPERLSPAGIVAEGQYVATTTAGDWLDRVAVHGLGFRGNAEMSVHREGVLFDRKGTTPLFVPAEAVTDCGSSDGMAGKFVEKDGLVVLSWMLGEHELDTGFRTRHAADKQALLEALQELISAAPQADADSGK encoded by the coding sequence ATGGACAACAAACTTGCTTCCTTGCTCCTAGTAGTGGTCCTTGCCGCGGTCGCGGCCGGACTCATTGCGATAGGTTGGCGCGGCAGGCTCAAGCGCCAGGCCGGCCTCGCCCAGCTTCCGGAAGTGCCCGAAAGGCTCAGCCCGGCAGGGATTGTGGCTGAAGGCCAGTACGTGGCCACGACGACGGCGGGAGACTGGCTTGACCGGGTCGCCGTCCATGGGCTTGGTTTCCGCGGAAACGCGGAAATGAGCGTCCACCGGGAAGGGGTCCTCTTCGACCGGAAAGGGACCACTCCCTTGTTCGTTCCGGCGGAAGCCGTGACCGATTGCGGCAGTTCCGACGGCATGGCAGGCAAGTTCGTGGAGAAGGATGGACTCGTGGTCTTGAGCTGGATGCTCGGGGAACACGAGCTCGACACCGGATTCAGGACAAGGCACGCCGCCGACAAGCAAGCGCTCCTCGAAGCACTTCAAGAATTGATCTCTGCAGCCCCCCAGGCAGATGCCGATAGTGGAAAGTAA
- the pyrR gene encoding bifunctional pyr operon transcriptional regulator/uracil phosphoribosyltransferase PyrR, producing the protein MTEVTAPVPSRVVLNHADIDRALTRIAHEILEANKGSQDLVLLGIPRRGYPLAVRLAEKIAAADPSVNASAIVGQLDVTMFRDDLSHQPARPPYPTKLPLSGIDNKVVVLIDDVLYSGRTIRAALDAIIDLGRPRIVRLAVLVDRGHRELPIRADHVGKNLPTSSSEKVRVHLEEFDSVDGQPINEVVIEAGA; encoded by the coding sequence ATGACTGAAGTCACTGCGCCGGTGCCGTCCCGGGTTGTTCTCAACCACGCGGATATCGACCGTGCGCTCACTCGTATCGCCCACGAGATCCTCGAAGCCAACAAGGGTTCCCAGGATCTGGTTCTTTTGGGCATCCCACGCCGCGGTTATCCGCTGGCCGTGCGGCTGGCGGAAAAAATCGCCGCCGCGGATCCATCCGTCAACGCCTCTGCAATTGTCGGTCAGCTGGATGTCACCATGTTCCGTGACGATCTTTCGCACCAGCCGGCCAGGCCTCCGTACCCCACCAAACTGCCGTTGTCCGGAATCGACAACAAGGTTGTTGTCCTCATCGACGACGTCCTGTACTCGGGCCGCACCATCCGGGCAGCCCTCGATGCCATCATCGACCTCGGCAGGCCGCGCATCGTCCGCCTGGCCGTCCTCGTGGACCGCGGGCACCGCGAACTGCCGATCCGCGCGGACCACGTCGGCAAGAACCTGCCTACGTCTTCCTCGGAAAAGGTCCGGGTCCACCTTGAAGAATTCGATTCGGTGGACGGTCAGCCGATCAACGAAGTAGTGATCGAGGCAGGCGCATGA